In Nasonia vitripennis strain AsymCx unplaced genomic scaffold, Nvit_psr_1.1 unplaced0031, whole genome shotgun sequence, one genomic interval encodes:
- the LOC116418114 gene encoding tropomyosin-1-like, which produces MEQKSEKKSNKDAQDEVPEDKFEDDKTLKFNETDEITNHEKGKEDAVQAKVYEEKSEVDETLKLNETEEINNREKEENNSSAKKQENLQAKKNVLQETEKELIGKTMVNEDEKTIGKSKEVKGQEKSQKLNRTSQKKSKNKKKLEENEDFKKTESLQEKNVELQNKLNTERDVNSSLKQECEELMKKNMDLQEKVINRMDEFASRKINPFEIMSKSTMAVGYVRDDGHIHCGNDIYISLTAYNNAKSNAARNNDSNSHFVK; this is translated from the exons atgGAACAGAAAAGTGAAAAGAAAAGCAATAAAGATGCACAAGATGAAGTGCCTGAAGATAAATTTGAAGATGATAAAACATTAAAATTCAATGAAACGGACGAGATAACGAATCATGAGAAAGGAAAGGAAGATGCAGTACAAGCTAAAGTATACGAAGAAAAATCGGAAGTTGATGAAACACTGAAATTAAATGAAACGGAGGAAATAAATAATCGtgagaaagaagaaaataatagCAGTGCCAAGAAACAGGAAAACTTGCAAgccaaaaaaaatgttctccaGGAAACAGAAAAAGAATTAATTGGTAAGACAATGGTAAATGAAGACGAGAAGACAATTGGAAAAAGTAAAGAAGTAAAGGGACAAGAAAAATCTCAGAAACTTAATCGCACATCTCAAAAaaagtctaaaaataaaaaaaaattagaggAAAACGAAGATTTTAAGAAAACTGAAAGCcttcaagaaaaaaatgtagaatTACAGAACAAGTTAAATACCGAAAGAGATGTTAATAGttctttaaaacaagaatGTGAGGAATTGATGAAGAAAAACATGGATCTACAGGAGAAGGTTATCAATAGGATGGATGAATTCG CTTCTCGAAAAATCAATCCTTTCGAGATCATGTCAAAGAGTACAATGGCAGTAGGATATGTAAGAGATGATGGACAT atTCATTGCGGTAACGATATATACATAAGCTTAACAGCTTATAATAATGCGAAAAGTAATGCCGCTAGAAACAACGATTCTAACAGTCactttgtaaaataa